A portion of the Oxynema aestuarii AP17 genome contains these proteins:
- a CDS encoding Uma2 family endonuclease — protein MKVARQFIPAFENGDRLTRSEFERRYHLMHHLKKAELIEGTVYVPSPLRYSQHGKPHSQIVAWLQVYAAMTPGVEAADNATVRLDFDNEPQPDALLRLDEACGGQSRISEDDYIEGAPEFIVEVASSSASYDLYDKLQAYRRNGVREYLVWVVQESEFRWYILDEGTYRQQQPDAAGLCASPFFPGLRLDVRALLTGNMQQVLAALQQGLSSPEHQEFVAHLNRG, from the coding sequence ATGAAAGTGGCTCGTCAATTCATTCCGGCTTTTGAGAACGGCGATCGCCTCACGCGCAGCGAATTCGAGCGGCGTTATCACCTCATGCACCATCTTAAAAAAGCCGAATTAATCGAAGGAACCGTTTACGTGCCCTCTCCTCTACGTTACAGCCAACATGGTAAACCCCACAGCCAAATCGTTGCGTGGCTCCAAGTTTATGCTGCCATGACTCCAGGAGTGGAAGCCGCCGATAACGCCACCGTCCGCCTCGATTTCGATAACGAACCCCAACCCGACGCCCTCCTGCGCCTCGATGAAGCCTGTGGCGGACAATCGCGCATTAGTGAAGATGACTACATCGAAGGCGCCCCCGAGTTCATCGTCGAAGTCGCGAGCAGTAGTGCATCCTACGACCTTTATGATAAACTCCAGGCTTATCGCCGCAATGGCGTTCGCGAATATCTGGTCTGGGTAGTGCAAGAAAGCGAGTTTCGCTGGTATATTCTCGATGAGGGAACCTACCGACAACAGCAACCCGATGCGGCGGGTCTGTGCGCCAGTCCGTTTTTTCCCGGATTGCGCCTGGATGTCCGAGCCTTGCTGACAGGCAACATGCAGCAAGTGTTAGCCGCACTGCAGCAAGGGCTGAGCTCGCCAGAACATCAGGAGTTTGTCGCCCATCTGAACCGAGGTTGA
- a CDS encoding DUF2887 domain-containing protein has protein sequence MKTDKLFYRIFLTQPSLISELLEGIPPDCEFDYSVPVFQKKELRLDGLLTPVSEDLNLPLVFLEAQMESDRRFYARYFASIFGYLLQYDITRPWQGFLILRNRTVNLGSPVPYQNLLSSSVGRLYLEDLLSPENLSPNLSLLKLVVVPDGEASTLARSILNRAQTPEEFEKYLDVVEAILVNKFTTLSVEEIRNMLDLKTADVTQTRFYQEVHEIGRQEGRQQGRQQGLQEGRQQGEQLGRANLILRLLSRRFGEVTPDRINTVRGLSIPQLESLGEALLDFQGIEDLDAWLQAHRG, from the coding sequence ATGAAAACCGACAAACTATTTTATCGGATTTTCTTGACGCAACCCAGTCTAATTTCCGAACTCTTAGAAGGGATTCCTCCGGACTGCGAATTTGACTATAGTGTTCCAGTGTTTCAAAAAAAAGAACTGCGACTCGATGGGTTACTGACCCCGGTCTCGGAAGATCTAAATTTGCCATTGGTGTTTCTCGAAGCGCAAATGGAAAGCGATCGCCGATTTTACGCCCGGTATTTTGCCAGCATCTTTGGCTATCTTCTGCAATACGACATTACCCGGCCTTGGCAAGGGTTTCTAATCCTACGAAATCGAACAGTGAACTTAGGCTCGCCAGTTCCTTATCAAAACTTGTTATCCAGTTCAGTGGGGCGGTTGTATCTAGAAGATTTACTCTCTCCAGAAAATCTCAGTCCGAATTTATCCCTACTCAAATTAGTGGTGGTTCCCGATGGGGAAGCTTCTACATTAGCGCGATCGATTTTAAACCGCGCCCAAACCCCCGAAGAGTTTGAGAAATACCTAGATGTGGTGGAAGCTATACTGGTCAATAAGTTTACCACTTTAAGCGTTGAAGAGATACGCAATATGTTGGATCTCAAAACTGCAGATGTCACCCAAACTCGTTTTTATCAGGAAGTTCACGAGATTGGACGTCAAGAAGGACGCCAACAAGGACGCCAACAAGGACTCCAGGAAGGACGCCAACAAGGAGAGCAACTCGGAAGAGCGAATCTGATTTTACGGCTGCTCTCTCGCCGATTTGGAGAAGTAACGCCCGATCGCATTAACACCGTGCGGGGTCTTTCGATTCCACAATTGGAGTCTCTGGGGGAGGCGCTGTTAGATTTTCAAGGAATTGAAGATTTAGACGCTTGGTTGCAAGCGCATCGAGGGTAG
- a CDS encoding DUF2887 domain-containing protein codes for MKTDKLFYRIFLNQPSLMAELLPNIPPDCEFDYSAPVIKEKELRLDGLLTPVSEDLNLPLVFLEAQMESDRRFYARYFSSIFGYLLQYDITRPWQGLLILRNRTVNLGSPLPYQNLLSSSVARLYLEDLLSREDLSQNLSLLKLVVVPDGEASTLARSILNRAQTPEEFEKYLDVVEAILVNKFTTLSIEEIRNMLDLKTADVTQTRFYQEVHEIGRQEGRQEGRQEGRQEGRQEGRQEGRQEGEQLGRANLILRLLSRRFGEVTTEQIDAVQQLSIPQLESLGVALLDFQEIGDFNTWLQENGES; via the coding sequence ATGAAAACCGATAAATTGTTTTATCGAATTTTTTTAAATCAGCCCAGTCTAATGGCTGAATTATTGCCAAACATTCCTCCGGACTGCGAATTTGACTATAGCGCTCCAGTGATCAAAGAAAAAGAACTGCGACTCGATGGGTTACTGACCCCGGTCTCGGAAGATCTGAATTTGCCATTGGTGTTTCTCGAAGCCCAAATGGAAAGCGATCGCCGATTTTACGCCCGGTATTTTTCCAGCATCTTTGGCTACCTTCTGCAATACGACATTACCCGACCCTGGCAAGGGTTGTTAATTCTGCGAAATCGAACAGTGAACTTAGGCTCCCCACTTCCTTATCAAAACTTGTTATCTAGTTCAGTAGCGCGGTTGTATTTAGAAGATTTACTTTCCCGAGAAGATCTCAGTCAGAATTTATCCCTACTCAAATTAGTGGTGGTTCCCGATGGGGAAGCTTCTACATTAGCGCGATCGATTTTAAACCGCGCCCAAACCCCCGAAGAGTTTGAGAAATACCTAGATGTGGTGGAAGCTATACTAGTAAATAAGTTTACCACTTTAAGCATTGAGGAGATACGCAATATGTTGGATCTCAAAACTGCAGATGTCACCCAAACTCGTTTTTATCAGGAAGTTCACGAGATTGGACGTCAAGAAGGACGCCAAGAAGGACGCCAGGAAGGACGCCAGGAAGGACGCCAGGAAGGACGCCAAGAAGGACGCCAGGAAGGAGAGCAACTCGGAAGAGCGAATCTGATTTTACGGCTGCTCTCTCGCCGATTTGGAGAAGTAACGACCGAGCAAATTGATGCAGTGCAGCAACTCTCTATTCCCCAATTAGAGTCTCTGGGTGTGGCGCTATTAGATTTTCAGGAAATTGGCGATTTTAACACCTGGTTGCAAGAGAACGGAGAATCCTAA
- a CDS encoding DUF1823 family protein, translating into MSELPPLTEETLWDILNDNLDDETVNRLVWYYLGYRYDETTQSWDASQTDSLWQENYPEPPDFIASRPATVKLTRSIPKEHKQLLKEKLGFKGYKVGELIPRLTRRATMTNWLLSYMESA; encoded by the coding sequence ATGTCCGAACTTCCCCCCTTAACCGAAGAAACACTCTGGGATATCCTCAACGACAACCTCGACGACGAAACCGTCAATCGTCTCGTCTGGTACTACTTAGGCTACCGCTACGACGAAACAACTCAAAGCTGGGACGCCAGCCAAACCGATTCCCTTTGGCAAGAAAACTATCCCGAACCTCCAGATTTTATCGCCAGTCGTCCCGCCACCGTCAAATTAACCCGTTCTATTCCCAAAGAACACAAACAATTACTAAAAGAAAAACTCGGGTTTAAAGGCTATAAAGTCGGCGAACTGATTCCCCGCCTCACCCGCCGTGCCACCATGACTAACTGGCTCCTCAGTTATATGGAATCGGCTTGA
- a CDS encoding WD40 domain-containing protein, with amino-acid sequence MGEGVKTDSPYALESDAYNERSLHTSVRAIALSQGQFALILMRCNYSFLRSRAIAQLETLCRDDPQIPDKPLESLVLPNTVTTLYTTIAEFLGDRKPLGLMILGLESAIALESLLISTNQMREEFRKNFPFPLILWVNEDLLATAIRFAPDFKSWAATSIKFELSSAELLAFLRGETRDRLGKILQIGGADFGRNWTIARPIEAIARGEVEFALKDLEWRGIDLETDLRAQVEFLRGFDDFCQDRLDTAEIAYQKSLAICEAGERPSENYREGDRGLSPPGTPECHGTVLFYLGLLYARRAELVRGTSPEENRVRERQHWESARDYFQEALSVFHEAERFDLVAQYLTPLGQVLRELEAWDELEQLAQYALDLHANDPVQLARDYGFLAQVARVRGDWELCRLQAASAIDTLAPVAEAIGSERGLYFFLLGQALQKSPISGDSNALVRFFRIRQAEALRHLKLARQVSVPSEDPGLHVEILNELRSLYFQRGEYLQAFRIKQEQRAIETLYGFRAFIGAGQLQPSQTGTAGGYRPSWASLQGNEFRFPSQEIAAAGRQQDVERLCERMSRADRKLTILYGQSGVGKSSLVKAGLVPALEQRPVGDRLALTAIVSAYLDWVGTLARTLGEAFGREGSAGDRSGSEEGALAIAASTGEPVATAQAIVRQLRENAERNLLTILIFDQFEEFFFAIKSRETREQFYDFLKTALDVPFVKVILSLRIDFLHYLLELERSRKFDIVNNDILNKEIRYYLGDFSRQKATEVFESLSGRSQFYLEPELIDALVNDLADDTGEVRPIELQLVGAQLQDDKITTLKAYRQLGSAPKSTLIERSLVQVVRDCGPQNERIAWEILYNLTDRKNTRPLKTKQELLQVCSGEIVGEAAPGEERLNLILEILVGSGLVFLHHEEPAERYQLVHDYLVNPVRQKYEKDFGVQASLAKALEEEKKQSQVKLEQSNQKLKQQRQGLMVLAVGLAIVSLFAVRNWQQAEVQKRFLEVQKERAQIIAMSAANEALFVLNREFDALMESLRAWGEFKQAKQPDVETKMRVATALQQAVYGVRERNRLEGHGAEVWSVSYSPRGDLIASAGNDGEIRVWKPDGSLHLLLPGHLEALTSVSFSPDGKTIASASRDRTVKLWNAEDGRLLAILDGHEDSVYCVTFSPDGELVATASHDRTIKLWRRSDGQLVKTIRGHDGPVTWVTFSPDGQLIASASDDKTVKVWRRNGKLMTTLPPHNDWAIAVAFSKDGKSIVSAGIDKMIRVWHLDGRPPRIWKAHEGEIFSLAFVPNSNLFASSSDDNTIKLWELDGTLVRTLKGHSGRVTSVSFAPDGETLASGSFDKTVRLWRYRRSLLTVLKGHDSRVSSVSFAPDGETIASASWDNTAKLWDRQGNLLTTLNEAQGHQKRVFGVSFSPDGESIATASQDCTVKVWNRQGELLTTLVDPKLERVEVSLSPVTSMEDEGNEDCNGASTHGDRVYAVSFSPDGQTIASGSRDRTVKLWGVDGSLLATLEGHGDRVNSVSFSPNGRYLASGSDDKTIKLWDTRQKKLVRTFSGIAGHDSYVTDVSFSPDGKTIASASWDNTVKLWPLEGGEPRTLLQGYSDSVESVSFSPNGEILASASWDTTVKLWSLNNGNLIKTLQGHTSGVLDVAFSPAGKMAIASAGADNHIIVWNLDLDDLVIRACSWLNDYLEHSTNISEEDRNLCEGIPIREIP; translated from the coding sequence TTTGCGATCGCGCGCGATCGCCCAATTAGAAACACTGTGTCGCGACGATCCGCAGATTCCGGACAAACCCCTTGAGAGCTTAGTTTTACCGAATACCGTTACCACCCTCTACACGACGATCGCCGAATTCCTGGGCGATCGCAAGCCCCTCGGCTTAATGATTTTGGGGTTGGAGTCGGCGATCGCCCTCGAATCGTTGCTGATTTCCACCAATCAGATGCGGGAAGAATTTCGTAAAAACTTCCCCTTTCCACTGATTTTGTGGGTCAACGAAGATCTGTTAGCGACGGCGATCCGCTTCGCGCCGGATTTTAAAAGTTGGGCGGCGACCTCGATTAAATTTGAACTCTCCAGTGCCGAATTACTCGCCTTTTTGCGTGGCGAAACCCGCGATCGCCTCGGGAAAATTTTACAAATTGGCGGTGCGGATTTCGGCAGAAATTGGACGATCGCCCGACCGATCGAGGCGATCGCCCGTGGCGAGGTCGAATTTGCCCTCAAAGATTTAGAATGGCGCGGGATCGACCTAGAAACGGATTTACGCGCTCAAGTCGAGTTTCTGCGAGGGTTTGACGACTTTTGCCAAGACCGCCTCGACACGGCAGAGATCGCCTATCAGAAGAGTTTGGCGATCTGCGAGGCGGGAGAACGACCGAGTGAGAACTACCGGGAAGGCGATCGGGGCCTGTCACCGCCGGGAACGCCGGAATGTCACGGGACCGTTTTATTTTACTTGGGCTTGTTATATGCCCGTCGGGCCGAACTGGTTCGCGGAACGTCTCCGGAGGAGAATCGTGTCCGAGAACGCCAACACTGGGAAAGCGCCCGAGATTATTTCCAAGAGGCGTTATCGGTCTTTCACGAGGCGGAACGTTTCGATTTAGTGGCGCAATATTTGACCCCGTTGGGACAAGTGTTGCGAGAGTTGGAAGCGTGGGACGAGTTGGAACAGTTGGCGCAATATGCCCTCGACCTCCACGCCAACGATCCGGTGCAACTGGCGCGCGATTACGGTTTTTTGGCGCAAGTCGCCCGGGTTCGCGGGGATTGGGAACTTTGCCGCCTGCAAGCGGCCAGCGCGATCGATACCCTGGCGCCCGTCGCCGAGGCGATCGGCAGCGAACGGGGGCTGTATTTCTTTTTGCTGGGGCAGGCTTTACAAAAATCGCCGATTTCCGGCGATAGTAACGCCTTGGTGCGCTTTTTCCGGATTCGCCAAGCCGAAGCCTTGCGTCATTTGAAACTCGCCCGTCAGGTGAGCGTTCCGTCGGAAGATCCGGGCTTGCACGTGGAGATTTTGAACGAATTGCGATCGCTGTATTTCCAACGTGGTGAATATTTGCAGGCTTTTCGGATCAAACAAGAACAACGGGCGATCGAGACCCTTTACGGGTTTCGCGCCTTTATCGGCGCCGGACAACTCCAACCTTCCCAAACCGGGACGGCTGGCGGTTATCGCCCGTCCTGGGCTTCGTTGCAGGGTAATGAGTTTCGATTTCCCTCTCAAGAAATTGCCGCCGCCGGACGCCAGCAGGATGTAGAACGGCTGTGCGAACGGATGAGCCGGGCCGATCGCAAGTTAACGATTCTTTACGGTCAGTCCGGGGTCGGTAAATCGTCCTTGGTCAAAGCGGGATTGGTTCCGGCCCTCGAACAGCGTCCGGTGGGCGATCGCTTGGCCCTGACCGCGATCGTGTCCGCCTATCTCGATTGGGTCGGCACCTTGGCGCGAACTCTCGGCGAGGCGTTCGGTCGGGAGGGGAGTGCGGGGGATCGGTCCGGTTCTGAGGAGGGGGCGTTGGCGATCGCCGCCAGTACGGGAGAACCCGTCGCGACAGCGCAGGCGATCGTCCGGCAGTTGCGCGAAAATGCAGAACGCAACTTGCTGACGATTCTCATTTTCGATCAATTTGAAGAGTTTTTTTTCGCGATCAAATCCCGCGAAACTCGCGAGCAATTTTACGACTTTTTAAAAACAGCTCTCGACGTTCCGTTTGTGAAAGTGATTCTTTCGTTGAGAATCGATTTTTTACATTATTTATTGGAGTTAGAGCGGTCGCGAAAATTCGATATCGTCAACAACGATATTCTCAATAAAGAGATTCGCTACTATCTCGGAGATTTTTCCCGGCAAAAAGCCACTGAAGTTTTTGAAAGTTTGAGCGGGCGATCGCAGTTTTATTTAGAACCCGAGTTGATCGATGCCCTCGTCAACGATCTCGCCGACGATACCGGAGAAGTTCGCCCGATTGAATTGCAACTGGTCGGCGCTCAATTACAAGACGATAAAATCACCACCCTCAAAGCCTATCGACAACTGGGAAGCGCGCCGAAATCGACCTTGATCGAGCGATCGCTCGTCCAAGTCGTGCGCGATTGCGGCCCGCAGAACGAGCGCATTGCTTGGGAAATTCTTTACAACCTCACCGATCGCAAAAACACTCGCCCCCTCAAAACTAAACAAGAATTACTCCAAGTGTGTTCCGGGGAAATCGTCGGCGAAGCGGCGCCGGGAGAAGAACGGCTCAACCTCATTCTCGAAATTTTAGTCGGTTCCGGCTTGGTGTTTCTCCACCACGAAGAACCCGCCGAACGCTATCAGTTGGTTCACGATTATCTCGTCAATCCCGTCCGCCAGAAATATGAAAAAGATTTCGGCGTTCAAGCCAGTTTGGCGAAAGCTTTAGAAGAAGAAAAAAAGCAATCTCAAGTCAAACTCGAACAGAGCAATCAAAAACTCAAACAACAACGCCAGGGATTGATGGTGTTAGCGGTGGGTTTGGCAATTGTTAGCTTGTTTGCTGTCCGCAATTGGCAACAAGCAGAAGTCCAGAAACGGTTTCTGGAAGTTCAAAAAGAACGGGCGCAAATTATCGCCATGAGTGCCGCCAACGAGGCGCTTTTCGTTTTAAATCGGGAATTTGACGCGCTCATGGAAAGTTTGAGGGCGTGGGGGGAGTTCAAACAGGCAAAACAGCCGGATGTGGAAACTAAAATGCGGGTGGCGACGGCATTGCAACAAGCGGTTTATGGCGTGCGAGAACGCAACCGTCTCGAAGGTCACGGCGCCGAAGTTTGGAGTGTGAGTTATTCCCCACGGGGGGATTTAATTGCTTCTGCAGGGAATGACGGGGAGATCCGAGTTTGGAAGCCGGACGGGAGTCTCCATCTGCTTTTACCCGGACATCTCGAAGCCCTCACCAGCGTCAGTTTTTCCCCGGACGGGAAGACGATCGCTTCGGCGAGTCGCGATCGCACGGTCAAACTCTGGAATGCTGAAGATGGCAGGTTGTTGGCGATTCTCGACGGTCACGAGGATAGTGTTTACTGCGTTACGTTTTCTCCGGATGGGGAACTGGTCGCTACCGCCAGTCACGATCGCACGATCAAACTCTGGCGCCGTTCTGACGGTCAATTGGTCAAAACAATTCGCGGTCACGACGGTCCGGTTACCTGGGTGACGTTTTCTCCGGACGGTCAACTGATTGCGTCGGCGTCCGACGATAAAACGGTGAAAGTCTGGCGCCGCAACGGTAAGCTGATGACGACTTTACCGCCCCATAACGATTGGGCGATCGCCGTTGCTTTTTCCAAAGATGGCAAAAGTATCGTTTCTGCGGGGATCGATAAGATGATTCGGGTCTGGCACCTCGACGGGCGCCCGCCGAGAATTTGGAAAGCCCACGAGGGCGAGATTTTCAGCCTCGCTTTCGTCCCGAATAGCAATCTGTTCGCTTCCTCGTCCGACGACAACACGATCAAACTGTGGGAACTGGACGGGACCTTAGTTCGTACCCTCAAAGGGCATAGCGGTCGCGTGACCAGCGTCAGTTTTGCCCCCGATGGCGAAACCCTCGCCTCCGGAAGTTTCGATAAAACCGTGCGGTTGTGGCGGTACCGACGAAGTTTGTTGACGGTTTTGAAAGGTCATGACAGTCGCGTTTCTAGTGTCAGTTTTGCCCCCGATGGCGAAACGATCGCCTCGGCGAGTTGGGATAATACGGCGAAGCTGTGGGATCGACAGGGGAATTTGCTGACGACCCTCAACGAAGCGCAAGGGCATCAAAAACGGGTGTTTGGGGTGTCGTTTTCCCCGGATGGGGAGTCGATTGCGACCGCTTCGCAAGACTGCACGGTCAAAGTTTGGAATCGTCAGGGGGAGTTGTTAACAACCTTGGTGGATCCGAAGTTGGAAAGGGTAGAAGTCTCGTTATCCCCCGTGACGAGTATGGAGGATGAAGGGAATGAGGATTGTAACGGGGCTTCCACTCACGGCGATCGCGTCTATGCGGTGAGTTTTTCGCCAGACGGTCAAACGATCGCCTCCGGAAGTCGCGATCGTACCGTGAAACTCTGGGGCGTCGATGGGAGTTTGTTGGCGACGTTGGAAGGTCACGGCGATCGGGTCAACAGCGTCAGCTTCTCTCCCAACGGACGCTATCTCGCCTCTGGAAGCGACGATAAAACCATTAAACTCTGGGATACCCGCCAGAAAAAGTTAGTGCGTACTTTTTCCGGAATTGCAGGTCACGACTCCTACGTGACCGACGTTAGCTTCTCTCCCGACGGTAAAACGATCGCCTCCGCCAGTTGGGACAATACCGTCAAGCTGTGGCCCTTGGAAGGTGGCGAACCGCGCACCCTGCTACAGGGATATAGCGATAGTGTCGAAAGTGTCAGTTTTTCCCCCAACGGCGAAATCCTCGCCTCCGCCAGTTGGGATACCACCGTCAAACTCTGGAGTTTGAACAATGGGAATTTGATCAAAACCCTCCAAGGTCATACCTCCGGCGTGTTAGATGTCGCCTTCAGTCCGGCGGGGAAAATGGCGATCGCCTCCGCAGGCGCCGACAACCACATCATCGTCTGGAACCTCGACTTAGACGATCTGGTGATTCGCGCCTGTAGTTGGTTAAATGACTATTTAGAACATTCCACCAACATCAGCGAAGAAGACCGCAATCTTTGTGAAGGAATCCCCATTCGAGAGATTCCCTGA